tcaacctcctccttttccgcagcaaccagtgatccgggtcaacagcatcaatgtaacagtataactttacgtcgtcccctcgccccgacacgggcgcgaaccagggaccctctgcacacatcaacaacggtcgcccacgaagcatcgttacccatcgctccacaaaggccacggcccttgcagagcaaggggcaacactacatattggtttcagagcaagtgacgtaactgattgaaatgctactagcgcgtacccgctaactagctagccatttcacatccgttacatctacatgggatacaaccacattcatattgaatcaatttggactgtctgactttggtttacctattgccttgcagtgtctggcagcactgtgttcctgttagagccaccagcacaagcaccagacgatgctgatccagtgagtactccatcaaaggcatactgtaggcctggcatgtcttgtctactagcttcaatatgaatccgattaaatgtgatagggtgaaggccccagtgcagcagcaacagcacatgatggagacgatgatgaggaggagaccatctctctggattccagaaggcatgaggtatcatgttaagactgtgaaagtactatttactctacaatggtgaggagtcctcatcaaaatcaaaaaatctaatttattttacaggacccagatgctatacagtgggaaaaccagcctggcaacatagtgcgtattaataaaaggacaccacatcctgccaaattccagctgcgctaattgtattgtgttcacagagctcacaagctatcagaaagttgtatggcaaccacctccggcgccaaatagaactggcagacatagacattcagtacaagaagaaaaagatggaaaatcttgcactggagtccgaaataaaaaagaggacaattaggaaactggaccttgaaataaaaaaacttgagagggaggtgagatatgccttcaatgtacactgtatgctaactgtaacacaaatgtattaatcattatttttctttcctcccccagctccaagaagatgacacagctcaaaataaaaattaggtatattctcgtaaagtcaagtgagccatgacatatgagctcttattgtgagcacacaggacggtggcatctttctaagtttttttttattttcccagcaatcagtacaaccaagtcatcgttataaggcatcgccctcttttgcccacccccccagcaccaggtgtggccactagcctatatgaaggcccaaaattgtgtgttcctttctgctctgacaatggcatgcccattcgtgcgagatgtggtggatgaagaagcacttgtgctgaggagagccttcaggcgagaaagggtcttcagggaccggttggacccactggccttccctgatgaccatctatatgaaagatacaggttttctgcagatggcatcaggtatctatgcagactactgggtcccaggattaagcaccgcactgcacggagccatgcactgagtgtggagcaaatggtttgtgtggccttgcgcttttttgctagtggagccttcctgtactcagtgggggatgcagaacagctgaacaaggccacaatttgccgcacaataaggagtgtgtgtctggctatcaaagcattagcagatgtcttcatctccttccctggccacagaagactctgtgacatcaaagaggagttctataggattgcaggtaagaggatctacaaattacaggacaactgttaacacatagtaggatactcattactttgtgtgacaggtttccccaatgtcattggtgcagtggactgcacacacataaggataaaagccccctcaggtgcccatgaggccgattttgtgaataggaaatcctttcacagcattaatgttcaggtgaacataactttttgatattgtccattgacgaacactctgcattgccagtgatgtgcattgattggtgtaatattcctcatcttatgatttcagatggtctgcaatgctgactgtgtgatcagcaatgttgtggcaaaatggcctggctcagtccatgactccagaatctttcgggcctctgaaatctatcagtgcctatcacaaggtaagccacacaacccctatttataaccatcatggctgtgtcaagaatatcactgtgtttatgaggtagtaatgatgagattttgtgttgacaggtgaattctctggtgtgttgctgggagacagggggtatggctgccagccttttctcctgacacctttcacagacccccaggaagcacagcaggcctacaaccatgcccatgccaggaccagggccagagttgaaatgacctttggcctcctgaaggcacgctttcactgccttcacaaattaagggtcagccctgttagggcatgtgatattactgtggcttgtgctgtcctccacaatgtggcctgcctgaggaaggagagggcccccagagtgccaccagccatggactgggacaatccggcaatcttccctgatgacgacagtggtcggctgctgagggaccaatatgtgttgaattattttagttagtatgtgtgctttcaattttggttaaatatgtcctgcagtggcagaggaatttggttttttttgggttcgttttttgacgaatttggcctcttatgatgtttgtgcggtatactgtgtgtaatacaaggctgcagggaggctactgcatccattcatttgtctgttcagttgatgtgtatggatttgtcctgcatttattttagtgtgcagacatgcagggtgtgttatatacagacctttgaatgtgtatgtatcattttgtataatatgcttggattctgtgctttccatcttgtagagtcactgtgacttcagtttcgaaaggagctgatggtttacctcctttgttttgtccttattcaataaaggaacataatgttacacattgtgtttttatattcatatggaatgtgtatttgtttatatgacagagtactagggccacactgaagaaaaaggataaagtcataaatttatgaggctggttctttctgcagaaaagctacatattgtttttacagttttgatacttatgacaatgtgatacttaatattctggcacatcagcatgtctttgtttatgaaaccatactgaagtacaatttcacgaaatgccccacatctgtcattttaacaactgtcctcctttaaaacaactggttacaatattatgacttgtgtttttttcccctctgtggccctaatattctatcattttatatatagccttatagtctatgggaaactgtaaattatctaatgatagcaacatcatctaaaaatcattttttatccaaaatcattgaaattaatgatcacaaacgtttaaataataacagtgggtctagttatatgtgataacaatgtatagtgagcagtgaaataactattggtttccatttgtggtgactgctgactgacattagggatgagattaaatagatcctggaatttagcctggtctggagcaggctagctccacagaataaatctccatggtaatttataccataacatatcctcctgccccctatccatctttagtgcaaccggattacggatcaattgagccaggatcaccaagatatcctggcttaatcccttatcctagttttgtgcaacaggctcCTGGTCAGGGAGCACTGCGCCCGCCCCGCCACATGAggcaaggatatccctgccggccaaaccctcccaaaaccggacgatgctgggccaattgtgcgccgcctcatgggcctcccggtcgcggcacagctagcactgcagtgcagtgccttagacaaaaTGTAGCTATTTaccttgtacgacagcatgccttttcattttggacaaaaattataaggatattcagttatgaagttttgaaaactggttgttttgcaaatgttgtacttataatatggctactaatacttggaaagctaaatcaaagtccaagtatacagatttgacgatattcttgcagaaaaatggaatatgaatgtaaatgtctccttcacgatttgcccaaatgtacctggggactTCACACTAAAAGTCTTGTTGTTCACTCATTTttcaagttatccatctgaaacgttgcacatacactgctgtcatcttgtggacactatcggaattacaaccagagtgatggctataaCTAAGACCTCTTGcatctcttgcatttcaaagatggtggtagaaaaagacAGGTTGGTtaattctttgtattttcttctaccagatctattgtgttatattctcctacattcagttcacatttccacaaacttcaaagtgtttcctttcaaatggtaccaagaatatgcatatccttgcttcggggcctgagctacaggcagttagatttgggtatgtcatttaggtgaaaattgaaaaaaagggggctatgtttgtaaacaatgtaaatgtaaacaaacattgtataacctcaaaacatggttaaactatAATTTGGATATCAAGGATGGTCAGTACTTGCATACATAgcgctgtctatgaatttgagaatggttacatttctccaggcttaTCCCTTTTTACCGAAACAGTGACAGGGTATCCGCTTTTTTATTGTTTTAATTAAGGACGATCTTGCATTGTGTCGATTAAAGCTATTATCCAACAGCTCTCGAAGTAGCAGAACTGGTAGTAGGATAAAAAGAGACGTATAAAATAATCTGTTCCTATCAAATGTGCTCCTTCTCTATCCATACAGTTCGGATGGACTTTTCATTCCAAGCACAAATAAAATGTTTAACTAAAACAATTTGATGCTACAGGCTGTCTTATGTCATCCAGTgtggacaaacaaaacaaacaagtcAACCTGACCTGCTCAGGTGTACGTCTGGCCCGCCCAATTTCCCCCGTCAGAATACAGCGTTCGCGCTTTCACATCTAATCAATTCCATGCCCCTTTCAATACTTTGCAGTTGTCGAGTATTTTATGTTCTAGAATATGTAGAAATATTTTCCAAATCAAAAAACGGTttattttctatatatttttcagAATTCATACATTTAAGTAAGAATATACTCCTATTGCAGAGCAAGCTGTAAACCTCCATATGACacctactgtcacgttcctgacctgttttctgttgtttttgtatgtgttagtcggtcagggcgtgagtgtgggtgggtattctatgttatgtgtttctatgttggttaatgggtgacctgatatggttctcaattagaggcaggtggttttcatctcctctgattgagaaccatattaaggtaggtggtttcacattgtttgttgtgggtggttgtcttccgtgtctgtgtctgtttgcaccacacgggactgtttcgttttgttcgttcggtttttgtgtagtctattttcctgttcgtgcgttcttcgtgttatgtaagttcgtttgttcaggtctgttgactccgtttattattttgtaaattctcaagtgtttttcgtatttgtctttattctttaataaatatcatgtcaaattactacgctgcaaattggtcctccgatccttctcgcctctcctcgtctgaggaggaggacgaagtagaagAGCGTTACACCTACTTTTGttttgtagcacctacagatgaaacattatggtgTCTTAAGTGAGACCTGAGTGAGGCCAAAATGTCTCAAATATTCAATAAAGTCAATAAACgatttctcaattatgctttaagATATAAATGTCAAATATGTCAACAATGTCTTTCCTCCAACAGACCTTTTTATGGTCTTTTTTTGTTCCAGTTTTGTGAGGAATCACCCTTTTCCACTAGCGCATCATCAGGCAAATTACATTTACAGAGAAGTAATCCCAAAATAGTGAAAGAAAGTGGAAGTGTGTCAGTTGTCATGGTGAAGACACCACAGTCTAGTTCTGTTTGTAGGATCCAGATACCCTcatagtgaaataaaaaatgttgggCATTTATTGCTAATTTATTGCTAAGGTGATAAACTGCACTGCCAGAGTCCATAAGAACTCAAGAAAGATCAATATCATCATATCTGCAGCTGAACGCTTCTTGGGATTGAAGGATGTCATAGACAAGGAGCTGCACGGAATACTGTCTGGAGCAGTTCCGTCCTCTTCATACCCCTACGATGGTTATTTGTTGCTGAAGTTCTCAGAATCAGTAGTAGGTGTAGCAGAGGCAATTGAAGCACTTGTGATGGTTTGTCCAGACACTGCCATGGAAGCGTAAGTCTCTATCCTGGTTGAAATGAACATTTATGTGGTGAGAAGGCTAATGACGGCCTGCAAAGAGAAAGGACGTGAAGACTGCCTGAGCACACTAAGAGTTCATCCTGCCATCAAAGAGGCTTATGAGCAATGTCAACTCTAAACTGCTCGTGAAATCAGCCTgtgcagagaagcacgagattgaacttcactcaactttctagagttttctccgttagttaacactatcaacgtttccctttactgtgggaattgtgatcgaatcaacgcaacaTTAgctactttcaatgcaacatactgaatcaaaacaaactatgcaagatttagtatgcaaaactaactatgGAAGAGATTTTGTTGTTGGCAAAGCacattggagtaggattctattgcattgacaggcagtACTCAGgcctgtactctacacagacttGTGCATCATAACCAGttagagctgcagtaggcctacactaccggtcaaaagttttagaacacctactcattcaagggtttttctttattttgactattttttacattgtagaataatagtgaagacatcaaaactatgaaataacacatatggaaacatgtagtaaccaaaaaagtgttaaacaaatcaaaatgcattttatatttcagattcttcaaaaagTCACTACACGATGACTCAGGTCATCTGGGGTTTCGACAAGAGCTACCCGTTGCCTGGTCATTTCTGCTGAACGTCAGTCAACTATGTTGGACACACAGTTTCCCAAGATCGAATGGCTATAGATCCATCAAAGATTGAAGCAGTAACCACATGGCCGAGACCAGACACTGTGTCGGCACAGGTGCAGGGTGGTACAGGCTCTTGAAAGCCATATATACTACATATCGGTGTAAGCGTTTAAGCGTTAGGCGGAATACTGTAACGAGAATACAGGGATCAAATCCTGCGTCCAGTCACATTAATCAGTAGAAGTTCATCCCCGTCTGAACTTTGAATTTCAAGTTTTGAAGTATATAAAAGTATATTGAAATATACATTTTACCGACTTAATATCTTTTACATTTGtgttcttgttgttattagtctcacccttcagctccattcaacccctccaatctatctcttaacaccatccatattggatttctatttgccatatattttgcAATACAAATCCTCCAAACAGACCTCACTGAACTCAGCTACTTCTGCCAAAGAAGTTCGGTGTTGAAGTCACTACACGATGACTCAGGTCATCTGGGGTTTCGACAATACTTATGGATTAGTAAGAGACAGTTTCTAGTGGCCACGTATGAAACCAGAGGTCAAAGACTACTGCATGTCCTGTGCTCGCTGTATCCATAGAAAGACTCTACTCAAAATAGTTGCTCCTTTGTCTCATATACATAGCGACGGACCTTTGGATCTTGTCTGCATGGATTTCCTGTCCATTGAACCAGATTCCAGTAAGACAGCAAATGTCATAGTCAATACAGATCACTGTATAAGACATGCTTGTCTTTCCTACTAAGAATCAGAAAGCATCCACGGTTGCAAAAGGGTTGTGGGAGAAGTATTTATGGTGATCCTCAACCTGAGACATCTTGTATATTCGTACAATTGCACTCAGATCGAAGCAACCGGATATTCTCTGTACTTTATCATGTCGGCCGTGAAGCAAGGTTACCTGTAGATCTATGCTTTGGAGTCTCGAGTGATGGTGCATCAGAAAAGTCTGACGTAAAAAGTTGCAAGCTGTATACAAACTCGCAGAGACCACTGCAGGAGAAACAGAACATAGAGAACACAGGAAATGATCAAGATTCACCATTCCAATCTTATGCCTGAGACAGAGTCCTGATACGGAATCTAGGACTGAAAGGAAAGCACAAGTTGGCAGATTGCTGGGCCTCTACGCCGCATgttgttgaaagtcaaatgccaaacttttattttcttattttcttactttatttaaccaggtaggctagttgagaacaagttctcatttgcaattgCGACAACTGCGacaagataatacaaagaagtttgacacatacaacaacacagagttacacatggaataaacaaacatacaatcaataattcAACTTAACTGCATTCCGGTTGAAGCCAGAAAATGGAGATGGACCCATTAAAATCCTTCATCGGAATTACCTGTTACTGCTAGCAAAGCAAGTGTGCCTAGAATCTGTGGCTGATGTTGATCCAACACAGAGTCAAAGAACCCTGCaaagaagaagaaagaaagaaaataagaACAATTAACTGGGATTGAACAAGCCAGAAGGCTGTACTTCAAGTGAAGAAGAAAAACTGGAAATATCCAGAGAAATCTGAAGATACTAGATACTCTAGGCAACAGAAAACAAGGATTGACACATTTCCTGTGTTTGTACATTATGTTCTTTACACTAGTTTGCTTGTCATGAGGACATGCTTATTTTGGTGAAGCCTGTTGCTTGCATCGCGTCAAACACTTGTACTACTTTCATGTGCAAGCTTCAAAGAAACAACATGCCAATAGTTTAAGAATTAGTGTTGGTTTTAATTCTTTAATGTACCATCCACTTAAGTATTTTGACGTTTACGTTCATGTGAACTAATGTAAGTTCACGTTCATGTGAACTGATGTAACCGGAGGTAAGTTCAACAAGGCGAACATGTAACATGTTAACGATTTGAACGAACATTCCTACTTTTTGTAAGGATTACTGTGGCATTTTAGTGGCAGTAATCAAACTGAAAATGACTTTGCTATACTACATGTAACAGAAAGCCTACATGGTTTCTCAGTACCATTTGGTTTCCCATTCATTCACTGAATCATTCGTCTTCGATCGACATTCATTAAGCTCCAATGCGCGCCGGCATTAGCTTGCAAGCTAGATCGAACAGTGTCAGTGGCTGAATTTTAAGAGTGTACTTTAATACCCGAGGGTTTTATTTATTctttgttgtattgtattgtatttctgATCGTCTTTATTCATAACAGTATCCAAGTCAAATTGTAttccgtgtgtgtttgtatttttaTTGAGTCATACTGCATTTATTCTTATTACACATTCTGGAAACAGTAATCTTAGCCTTTAAATATCTATTAGGAAATATCCCTAGCTTCTCATTTCCCCCTAACGAGTCAATTTCATACAAGTTCATCCTTTTCACGATTATTTCCATGCTGATTTATCTGAGCCTTTGGTGAGAGGGTGATATCAGGGGTTTTTTTCTTTCTAAAAAACAGCCCGATCGATCTGAATCCGGATCACTCAGATCCAGATTAAACGttttgaaaaactgggcccaCGTGATTAAGATTTCAGAAGTGAGTAATGAAGGAATTTTAAAGACAGAAAAATGTATAATAATTAGCAAACACTAAATAAAGTTTCATAAACCAAACGCTTGTCTGAGAGCTATAACATGATGGTGAATCAACCAAGCACAGTAGCAAGGTGAATGAAGCTGTGCATAGGCTTATCTCAAAAACACTGACTGATGTTAGCAAAGAGCATAATATATTTGAAAACACTGTAATATTAGTTGATTATGATAAGGTAGAACGTCAAAAGAATGCAATAccgggagaaaaagggggaacaAAATGGTCATTGTGCAAGGCCGCTCTTTGCTGCATAGTAACACAATCGAGGCAACTAAGAGGACATGATACGAACATGTCTGAACTCCAACAATATGCATTTACAATATCATGTAAACTCAAAACCACAAATTGCACAGAAGTCATAGTAGCCTACTCAGAACCTAAGGCCCATTCACAAAAGGAAAACTCAAAGTCCTTGCTAATTTCATATAACTTTATTTTCTGGGGAAAATAAAACACGTCTAGACCATTTCTTGTTTGCACTCCATGTTTGCAAATCTTTGAAATAGGATGCTGTCTCTGAGAATTTGAGCGTGGCAGTGGGTGAAAGCAGGCTAAGTGATGCGACAGGCCTCAGTTGCAGTAGTTTTGCAGGTCGAAGATGTTGCAGGGCTTGTGACAGCACTGCTCTACAATACCTCTCTTTACCATCATCTCCATCTGGTCTTTGAAGGGGTACTCTTCATTCTCCTGGGCTGATTTTGGAGAGAGGAACCCTGCAAGAGGAGAAAAATATATTGAGTGAGTGCTATAGCACAACATAAACCAGCATATgttgtatggactactgtatacGCCTTTTCCTGTATCTCATTATTGCCTTCACATTCATTTAAATATTTGTAGGTTCTACATTGTTCCACAACATTGTTCGTCATAGTGACCATGAGTTTCCTACATGCCATTtctacacacacaaaaacaggaAAGTAGCTTGTGGTCTTAGATCAAGTTGAGTAGTCGAGCACCTATGAAGTCTTTGAATTCagacagtgctagaggtgtcttGCCTATAAGGGGATCCACATCTCTCTTTGGGTTGTAAAAGAATCCTTTCTCTCCACACACCAGATAGAGGGCGTCCACCAGGTGAGAGCCACACAGGTGCTGGGCAGCTGCAGCGTCTGCCCCGGGGGAGAGCGCCAGCAGCACCAGCAGAGACGCAGCTTGGAGCCAGAAGGCCATGGTGATGGTAGGCTGGATGAGGGGAAACACAATGAAACAGATAAGTTCACACTGCTTACAGTACACTATGGGAGCTTCATGCAATGTATGAGAACAATCTCTATTCTAGTTCTTGGATTGATATTACTCATTTTGTGTAATGCTGACGACCCATATCCTGTTGATATATTGTCATTCAGTATGTTCTAAAATAAACCATATCCCTACATCAACAAAACTACAGTTATTGGGTACTAGATGAAGTAAAGTACATAGAAATACATTTGTTCAACAAAAACGGTAAGAGTTCTGAGGCATTTTCATATTCCAGTTGCATGTACATCCCCAAGATCTACCACGCTAACCCTACTGTCGTTCCCAATCCTCCAGTGAAACACATTGACCCCCAAGTTCTTACCTATGGAGTTGGTGGTGGTGAAGAAGCTCTGTAGAAGAGTAGCAAAAATGCTGAGGGAAGAATTAGTTGAGGCAGAACACCAGGTCCTCCCCTCATTTATACCCCTGGATCAGACGGGTCTCGGGAACAACGGCCTGTGGTCTTTGCAGGGTGTCAGCGGAAAAAAGAGAAGTCACTCAATGAAATCAAATGGTAAGTGGCAATCCAATTGTTCGCCTCGTTAGGCATGTTTGTCTTACTAAGTGACATTAGTGGTCCAAGCAGAGGGCCAGTGAATCGGACATAACTGATGTGACCTGTGTCTGAGATGTACAGAGGACTCCAGGGATTGGTGACCTGTGTATGGTCTACCTGCTCCTGATTCAGCCATGCTAAAGAGCATATGAGGTGTTTGTTTGAAGAAGATAGTGAGAGACAGCTGGTGGCTCATCTGGTGGCTCATCAGTTTTTGGGGGTGAAGGTACTTACCATGTCCTGTTGTGATGTTAGTGGGATATTTCATGTTGACACATTGCCCATTAACAGAGTCAGATCATTTTGTGACAACTTTTTCCATGATGCACTCACTAAGTTCTTGTCATGGCTagctttacaatgatggcaatATGATGGCAATGCCGGGCCTCCTTCTACAGAAAACTCTATATTGGACAATATTATCCCCAAAATGCGACACAATCGTATTCTAACAGAGCTAGAACTACTGCAAGTGGGCTGCATCGCATCAGCATCCCCTCCAGTAGTACTGCTGAGTACCAGCAGGTGTTACACTTGTCTCACAGAACACAACCTTtgactcccccctcctctctcaagTCTGCTGTCAGTACAAATGATGGCTAAAGATTCTATggatttttttgcttttcttaaaggtaattttttttaaaaaaattaaaaataatataCTGTTtgctcatacccaaataatgttgttgtccTTTACTAGTACTTGTGGCCAAATCATAAATTCGAGAAAAAACACTGAGTAAAACCCCATCTCAAACTTGTTTTTTAAACAAActgttaaaaaaaacacaatttgctTGAATAATGTGATCATCCTCTTTGGCCGAGATGTGATTGGCACAGCAGCTTTAAAAATGTTTTCACATTTTCTTTGTCCCGAAATGGTCGCCTAAAATGGTCAGGATGCTGTGTCATGATCCCCGGGcggttttgtctagttcccggtttgtcCCGGGGACATCCCTGAGGACGTTTTTAGGACATTCTTAGGATGATGTGTCacggtcccctggaggttttgtctagttcctgGTTTGTTCCAGGGAAATCCTCAAGGACTTTTATAGGACGCTCTTAGAATGTTCTGTCATGGTCCCGTGGAggtttttgtctagttcccggcTTGTTTCGGGGACGTCACCCGTTGGTCGCAAAGAAACATACTCTCCCCACCCAAAAAAGGTTgaactttatttggatagtccggatTTTCCATCTGTAGATGTTCTACatatggtcatactatcaacaaactatctgttgataagcaactgcttgctaaggttacagttagggttaggtttataataaagtttagggtaagggttaaggttaaggctagggttagggtaagggttaagtttagggttaggataagggttaagattagggttagaaccagggttagggttagcagataattagttgaaatgttactgatagtctgtagagcatctacagatggactatccaaaaaATGTGTTACCAAAAACACATTCTACCCAGGGCACGGCCAACCTAGCTTTATTACAGGTCACCCCTTGTTACTGTTGCCAAGCCCAACAAGGCCCTGAATGGTGAACCACTGATCAATTCACTGTTTAGTTTTCAACTTACATACTACATTTGATA
The sequence above is a segment of the Salvelinus alpinus chromosome 1, SLU_Salpinus.1, whole genome shotgun sequence genome. Coding sequences within it:
- the LOC139568130 gene encoding insulin isoform X1, with product MAFWLQAASLLVLLALSPGADAAAAQHLCGSHLVDALYLVCGEKGFFYNPKRDVDPLIGKTPLALSEFKDFIGFLSPKSAQENEEYPFKDQMEMMVKRGIVEQCCHKPCNIFDLQNYCN
- the LOC139583051 gene encoding putative nuclease HARBI1, coding for MKAQNCVFLSALTMACPFVRDVVDEEALVLRRAFRRERVFRDRLDPLAFPDDHLYERYRFSADGIRYLCRLLGPRIKHRTARSHALSVEQMVCVALRFFASGAFLYSVGDAEQLNKATICRTIRSVCLAIKALADVFISFPGHRRLCDIKEEFYRIAGFPNVIGAVDCTHIRIKAPSGAHEADFVNRKSFHSINVQMVCNADCVISNVVAKWPGSVHDSRIFRASEIYQCLSQGEFSGVLLGDRGYGCQPFLLTPFTDPQEAQQAYNHAHARTRARVEMTFGLLKARFHCLHKLRVSPVRACDITVACAVLHNVACLRKERAPRVPPAMDWDNPAIFPDDDSGRLLRDQYVLNYFS
- the LOC139568130 gene encoding insulin isoform X2, translating into MAFWLQAASLLVLLALSPGADAAAAQHLCGSHLVDALYLVCGEKGFFYNPKRDVDPLIGFLSPKSAQENEEYPFKDQMEMMVKRGIVEQCCHKPCNIFDLQNYCN